The Microcebus murinus isolate Inina chromosome 4, M.murinus_Inina_mat1.0, whole genome shotgun sequence genome has a segment encoding these proteins:
- the YPEL4 gene encoding protein yippee-like 4 isoform X1 has product MPSCDPGPGPACLPTKTFRSYLPRCHRTYSCVHCRAHLAKHDELISKSFQGSHGRAYLFNSVVNVGCGPAEQRLLLTGLHSVADIFCESCKTTLGWKYEQAFETSQKYKEGKYIIEMSHMVKDNGWD; this is encoded by the exons ATGCCCAGCTGCGaccctggcccaggccctgcctgcctccccaccAAGACTTTCCGCAGCTACCTGCCCCGCTGCCACCGCACGTACAGCTGTGTCCACTGCCGTGCACACCTGGCCAAACATGATGAGCTTATTTCCAAG TCCTTCCAAGGGAGCCATGGCCGAGCCTACCTGTTTAACTCCGT GGTCAACGTGGGCTGTGGGCCAGCTGAACAGCGCCTCCTGCTCACGGGGCTCCACTCGGTAGCTGACATTTTCTGCGAGAGCTGCAAAACCACACTGGGCTGGAAATAT GAACAAGCATTTGAGACGAGCCAGAAGTACAAGGAAGGGAAGTACATCATTGAAATGTCACACATGGTGAAGGACAACGGCTGGGACTGA
- the YPEL4 gene encoding protein yippee-like 4 isoform X2: MPSCDPGPGPACLPTKTFRSYLPRCHRTYSCVHCRAHLAKHDELISKSFQGSHGRAYLFNSVVNVGCGPAEQRLLLTGLHSVADIFCESCKTTLGWKYAQSRNPYTS, translated from the exons ATGCCCAGCTGCGaccctggcccaggccctgcctgcctccccaccAAGACTTTCCGCAGCTACCTGCCCCGCTGCCACCGCACGTACAGCTGTGTCCACTGCCGTGCACACCTGGCCAAACATGATGAGCTTATTTCCAAG TCCTTCCAAGGGAGCCATGGCCGAGCCTACCTGTTTAACTCCGT GGTCAACGTGGGCTGTGGGCCAGCTGAACAGCGCCTCCTGCTCACGGGGCTCCACTCGGTAGCTGACATTTTCTGCGAGAGCTGCAAAACCACACTGGGCTGGAAATAT